TCGCCACGGCGAAGATCCACTTGGGCGCGCCGCCGAGGAACACCACCATCAGCGTCACGAAGACGATCAGGAAGGTGGTGCCGAAGTCGGGTTCGCGGAGGATCAGGGCGAGCGGGATGAGCATGACGCCCGTGAGGCCCAGCAGCTTGGGAAGGGCATCTCGATGGTTCGACCAGGCCTCGCGGTGGCGCACCATCCAGCCCGCGGCTAGGAGAACGGACAGGGGCTTGAAGAGCTCCGAGGGCTGCAGGCTCATGGGGCCGAGGCGGATCCAGCGGTGGGCGCCGTTGATCTTCGGCCCCAGGAACAGCACGGCGAGCAGCAGGACCACCAGGATCCCGTAGGCGATCTGCAGGGGGCGGGGATGATCCTGAAGCGGGGCGAGGTCCACCTGGGAGAGGGCGAGCATGAAAGCGATGCCGATGCAGCCGCCGAGGAGCTGGCGGGTGAGGAAGGCCGTGGCGGCGGCGTGGTTCTGGGAGGCCTTGATGGCCGAGGCCGAATAGATCCAGACCATGCCCACGGCCACCAGGGCCAGGGCGAAGAACACCAGCCAGCGGTCGACGGGGCGGCGGACATCGGGCGCCATGTCCGGTCCTAGGCCAGCGTCAGGTCGCGGCGGGCCGCGGCTTCGAGTTCGTGGAGGGCCTGATCCACCCACGCGGATTCCTGAGCCTCCA
The window above is part of the Geothrix sp. genome. Proteins encoded here:
- the ftsW gene encoding putative lipid II flippase FtsW; translated protein: MAPDVRRPVDRWLVFFALALVAVGMVWIYSASAIKASQNHAAATAFLTRQLLGGCIGIAFMLALSQVDLAPLQDHPRPLQIAYGILVVLLLAVLFLGPKINGAHRWIRLGPMSLQPSELFKPLSVLLAAGWMVRHREAWSNHRDALPKLLGLTGVMLIPLALILREPDFGTTFLIVFVTLMVVFLGGAPKWIFAVAIPVLGALGTAFVVLSPYRLARVTSFLNPAADPLGKGHQALQSLVAVGNGGFMGVGLGGGKQKLFFLPEAHTDFIYAVIAEEAGLIGTITILALFIAILWRGYRIARRVGDAYLKLCAMGFVLLLVVQALMNMSVVLSLAPNKGIPLPFISFGPNSLIASLVCLGLLLSISKEAGSA